A section of the Streptomyces sp. NBC_01591 genome encodes:
- a CDS encoding AAA family ATPase, translated as MPVRTPFAMPDAPSGRDSASQLDIAGELTALLRDTTTEPRPDIQLEALTLAVAADLPVLLWGEPGIGKTAALTQLAASLDLPLTTVIASVHEPSDFSGLPIVGDDPAEQGVPMAPPDWAVRLVRAGRGLLFLDELSTAPPAVQAALLRLVLERRIGALQLPPGVRIVAAANPRSSAADGWELSPPLANRFVHLQWTHDHEVVVRGLGGTWPRATLPRLAPERLPEAVDFARRAVCGLLTARPALVHRLPSGETRRGGPWPSPRSWDMTLCLIAFATAAGSSRDVLSLLVRGTVGDGPGLELLASLDRMDLPDPETLLADPAGAVLPERGDLRQAVLDGVVAAVRNRPEKPRWDAAWALLVRALETGAPDVVVVPATTLASLRREDWDVPASIEQLAGAVSLSRRADRAAARTADRAAVAAAAGR; from the coding sequence ATGCCTGTACGCACCCCTTTCGCCATGCCCGACGCGCCCTCCGGCCGGGACAGCGCCTCGCAGCTCGACATCGCCGGCGAGCTGACGGCCCTGCTGCGCGACACCACCACCGAACCCCGCCCCGACATCCAGCTGGAGGCCCTGACCCTGGCCGTGGCCGCCGACCTGCCCGTACTCCTGTGGGGCGAGCCCGGCATCGGCAAGACCGCCGCCCTCACCCAACTCGCTGCCTCCCTGGACCTTCCGCTGACCACGGTCATCGCCAGCGTCCATGAGCCGTCCGACTTCTCGGGGCTGCCCATCGTCGGCGACGATCCCGCGGAACAGGGCGTCCCGATGGCCCCGCCGGACTGGGCGGTGCGCCTGGTGAGGGCGGGCCGGGGGCTGCTGTTCCTGGACGAGCTGTCCACCGCGCCGCCTGCCGTTCAGGCCGCCCTGCTCCGTCTCGTGCTGGAGCGACGGATCGGCGCCCTGCAACTGCCGCCCGGGGTCCGGATCGTGGCGGCCGCCAATCCGCGGTCCTCGGCGGCCGACGGCTGGGAGCTGAGTCCGCCGCTGGCCAACCGGTTCGTGCATCTCCAGTGGACCCATGACCACGAGGTGGTGGTGCGCGGCCTCGGCGGGACCTGGCCCAGGGCGACACTGCCGCGGCTCGCCCCCGAACGGCTGCCGGAGGCCGTGGACTTCGCCCGCCGCGCGGTGTGCGGGCTCCTCACCGCCCGCCCGGCGCTCGTACACCGGCTGCCCAGTGGCGAAACGCGCCGGGGTGGTCCCTGGCCGTCACCCCGGAGCTGGGACATGACGCTGTGCCTGATCGCGTTCGCGACCGCGGCCGGCTCCTCCAGGGACGTACTCTCCTTGCTGGTCAGGGGCACCGTGGGAGACGGTCCGGGGCTGGAGCTGCTGGCGAGCCTGGACCGGATGGACCTGCCGGACCCCGAAACGCTGCTCGCCGACCCGGCGGGCGCAGTCCTGCCCGAGCGGGGTGATCTGCGTCAGGCGGTGCTCGACGGTGTGGTGGCGGCGGTCCGCAATCGCCCGGAGAAGCCCCGCTGGGACGCGGCCTGGGCGCTCCTGGTCCGGGCCCTGGAGACCGGAGCCCCGGACGTGGTGGTCGTTCCGGCGACCACGCTCGCCTCGCTGCGCCGGGAGGACTGGGACGTTCCGGCATCGATCGAGCAGCTCGCCGGAGCGGTGTCCCTGTCCCGGCGGGCGGACCGGGCGGCGGCCCGGACCGCGGACCGGGCCGCGGTCGCCGCGGCGGCCGGCCGATGA
- a CDS encoding trifunctional class I SAM-dependent methyltransferase/NUDIX hydrolase/VOC family protein, whose protein sequence is MTTIDWDSAADSFDEEPDHGLLDPVVRQAWAQRLESWLPVERSEVLDLGCGTGSLALLVAGQGHRVTAVDRSPRMVEQARAKLAGTGTGVFLGDAALPPVGNQQFDVIMARHVVWLLPDPAAALRHWFTLLRPGGRLVLIEGVWGGVGLSAGQLTGLLSEFTERIHHERLSDDPDLWGKQVDDERYALVARAQPPHRHTEVVDVHLILRRGPEVLLARRAGTGYADGLFNGPSGHVEDGEDVREAMIREAAEEIGVELGPDELRVALVMQHRGPGGSPRTGWFFEAEYDPDRPPCNREPDKCSELAWFPLDALPDDIVAYCRAGLEGYRAGEHFLIHWHEDGDTVAYQPHHIRRAVPLPAARSGSGGVHHIELWVPDLAVAEQGWGWLLGELGHVPYQRWERGRSWRRGDSYVVAEQSPDLTPGPHDRRRPGLNHLAFHVRDRATLDALVARAPDHGWRQLFPDRYPHAGGDGHIAAYLEDAAGYEVELVAGVMQARPVPEEPAPYTDVWARRRD, encoded by the coding sequence ATGACGACGATCGACTGGGATTCCGCAGCCGACTCCTTCGACGAGGAACCCGACCACGGGCTGCTCGACCCGGTGGTCCGGCAGGCCTGGGCGCAGCGGCTGGAGAGCTGGCTGCCCGTCGAGCGCTCCGAGGTGCTCGACCTGGGATGCGGCACCGGGAGCCTGGCCCTGCTCGTCGCCGGGCAGGGCCACCGGGTCACCGCCGTCGACCGCTCCCCGCGCATGGTGGAACAGGCACGGGCCAAGCTCGCCGGGACGGGCACGGGGGTCTTTCTCGGGGACGCGGCCCTGCCGCCGGTCGGCAATCAGCAGTTCGACGTGATCATGGCCAGACACGTGGTGTGGCTGCTGCCCGACCCGGCGGCGGCCCTGCGCCACTGGTTCACCCTGCTGCGGCCCGGTGGCCGGCTGGTCCTGATCGAAGGCGTCTGGGGCGGCGTCGGCCTCTCCGCCGGGCAACTGACCGGACTGCTCTCGGAGTTCACCGAACGCATCCACCACGAGCGGCTCTCCGACGATCCCGACCTGTGGGGCAAGCAGGTAGACGACGAGCGCTACGCCCTGGTGGCCCGCGCCCAGCCGCCGCACCGGCACACCGAGGTCGTCGATGTGCATCTGATCCTCCGCCGCGGCCCCGAGGTCCTGCTCGCCCGCCGGGCCGGCACGGGATACGCGGACGGGCTGTTCAACGGCCCGTCCGGACATGTCGAGGACGGCGAGGACGTCCGTGAGGCGATGATCCGGGAGGCCGCCGAGGAGATCGGTGTCGAACTCGGCCCGGACGAGCTGCGGGTCGCCCTGGTCATGCAGCACCGAGGCCCCGGTGGCAGCCCCAGGACGGGGTGGTTCTTCGAGGCGGAGTACGACCCCGACCGCCCGCCGTGCAACCGCGAGCCGGACAAGTGCTCCGAGCTGGCGTGGTTCCCGCTGGACGCCCTCCCGGACGACATCGTCGCCTACTGCCGGGCGGGGCTCGAAGGCTACCGCGCGGGGGAGCACTTCCTGATCCACTGGCACGAGGACGGCGACACCGTGGCGTACCAGCCGCACCACATCCGCCGCGCCGTTCCGCTGCCCGCAGCCCGGTCCGGTTCCGGCGGGGTGCACCACATCGAGCTGTGGGTGCCCGATCTGGCGGTGGCCGAGCAGGGGTGGGGCTGGCTGCTCGGCGAACTGGGCCATGTCCCGTACCAGCGCTGGGAGCGCGGGCGGAGCTGGCGGCGCGGCGACAGCTATGTCGTGGCCGAGCAGTCGCCCGATCTGACCCCGGGGCCGCACGACCGGCGCCGCCCCGGGCTCAACCACCTCGCGTTCCACGTCCGTGACCGGGCCACGCTCGACGCACTGGTGGCAAGGGCCCCGGACCACGGCTGGCGGCAGCTCTTCCCGGACCGCTACCCGCACGCGGGCGGCGACGGACACATCGCCGCCTATCTGGAGGACGCCGCGGGGTACGAGGTGGAGCTGGTCGCCGGAGTCATGCAGGCCCGCCCCGTGCCGGAGGAACCGGCGCCGTACACCGATGTGTGGGCGCGGCGCCGGGACTAG
- a CDS encoding DNA polymerase III subunit alpha, whose product MPGFTHLHTVSGFSLRYGASHPERLAERAAQRGMDALALTDRDTLAGTVRFARACERAGVRPLFGGELAVGPAAAEHTRPGGRTHRLRTPVRGGAFVDESAPRATFLARDGARGWAELCRLVTAAHAPAPDGARQPLVGRSELPAEGLTVLLGPASDVGRALAAGRPDRAAALLADWREIYGDDLRLEVVHHGREGTGPGSLRLAARTVGLAAEQGVRAVLTNAVRYADTGQGPVADVLDAARGLVPVDPRRAPLDSGERWLKDARAMAETAGRIASAAGLDKGAGARLLAETRRTADACVVDPEGDLGLGAVHFPEPELVGAGRRTAQRVLASRAAAGMVLRGYDRRRDYWERMHQELDIIAYHGFASYFLTVAQVVDDVRGMKVRVAARGSGAGSLVNHLLGIAHADPVEHGLLMERFLSRRRFVLPDIDIDVESARRLDVYRAIIGRFGTERVATVAMPETYRVRHAIRDVGAALSMNPAETDRLAKAFPHIRARDARAAMEELPELHEVAREKDRYGRLWELVEALDALPRGIAMHPCGVLLSDASLLRRVPTVPTSGDGFPMVQFDKEDVEDLGLLKLDVLGVRMQSAMAHAVAEIGRASGQAVDLDAVPPDDPETYRMIRSAETLGCFQIESPGQRDLVGRLQPAGFHDLVVDISLFRPGPVAADMVRPFIEARHGRAPVRYPHPDLKGPLRETYGVVVFHEQIIEMVDIMTGCGRDEADRVRRGLSDPESQGRIKVWFAQRAAERKYGAEAIARTWEIIEAFGSYGFCKAHAVAFAVPTYQSAWLKAHHPAAFYAGLLTHDPGMYPKRLLLADARRRGVPVLGLDVNRSAAAHRIELVSDDEGREGVWGVRLALSDVHGIGEAEVARIEAGQPYTSLLDFWQRARPGRPAAERLARVGALDAFGANRRDLLLHLSELHRAQRGAGSGTGPGAQLPLGGGHRTGSIGLPDLDDAERLSAELGVLSMDVSRHLMDDHHAFLQELGAVSAKRLREARHGDTVLVAGAKAATQTPPVRSGRRVVFTTLDDGTGLVDLAFFDDSHAACAHTVFHSWLLLVRGVVQRRGPRSLSVVGAAAWNLAELAELRRTGGLDAVADRLAAEPPSEEADPVGNGRRIQLPTGYEMNPWSDLQPPGEGVATGRKLWHQSPGSAG is encoded by the coding sequence GTGCCCGGGTTCACGCATCTGCATACGGTTTCCGGGTTCTCCCTGCGGTACGGGGCCTCGCACCCGGAGCGGCTGGCGGAGCGCGCCGCCCAGCGGGGGATGGATGCTCTCGCGCTGACCGATCGCGACACGCTCGCGGGCACGGTCCGTTTCGCCAGGGCCTGCGAGAGGGCCGGGGTGCGGCCGCTCTTCGGGGGGGAGCTCGCGGTGGGTCCCGCGGCGGCGGAGCATACGAGACCGGGCGGGCGTACGCATCGGCTGCGGACCCCGGTCCGCGGCGGCGCCTTCGTCGACGAATCCGCACCCCGGGCCACCTTCCTCGCCCGGGACGGCGCCCGGGGCTGGGCGGAGCTGTGCCGTCTCGTCACCGCCGCCCACGCCCCCGCGCCCGACGGTGCGAGGCAGCCCCTGGTCGGCCGGTCCGAACTGCCCGCCGAAGGGCTCACCGTGCTGCTCGGCCCCGCCTCCGACGTCGGCAGGGCGCTGGCCGCCGGCCGCCCGGACCGGGCCGCCGCACTGCTCGCCGACTGGCGGGAGATCTACGGCGACGACCTGCGCCTCGAAGTCGTCCATCACGGCCGCGAGGGCACCGGGCCCGGATCGCTGCGGCTCGCCGCCCGTACCGTCGGCCTCGCCGCCGAGCAGGGGGTGCGGGCCGTGCTGACCAACGCCGTCCGGTACGCCGACACCGGGCAGGGTCCGGTCGCCGATGTGCTCGACGCGGCCCGCGGGCTGGTCCCCGTCGACCCCCGCCGCGCCCCGCTCGACAGCGGAGAGCGCTGGCTGAAGGACGCCCGCGCTATGGCGGAGACCGCCGGACGGATCGCTTCGGCCGCCGGTCTCGACAAGGGCGCCGGGGCACGGCTGCTCGCGGAGACCCGGCGCACCGCCGACGCCTGCGTCGTCGACCCCGAGGGCGACCTCGGTCTCGGTGCCGTCCACTTCCCCGAGCCGGAGCTCGTCGGCGCCGGGCGGCGCACCGCCCAGCGGGTGCTGGCCTCCCGCGCCGCCGCCGGCATGGTGCTGCGCGGCTACGACCGCAGGCGCGACTACTGGGAGCGGATGCACCAGGAGCTGGACATCATCGCCTACCACGGCTTCGCCTCCTACTTCCTGACGGTCGCTCAAGTCGTGGACGACGTAAGGGGGATGAAGGTCCGGGTCGCCGCCCGGGGCTCCGGCGCGGGCTCCCTGGTCAACCACCTCCTCGGGATCGCGCACGCCGACCCGGTCGAGCACGGGCTGCTGATGGAGCGCTTCCTCTCCAGGCGCCGCTTCGTGCTGCCCGACATCGACATCGACGTGGAGTCCGCCCGCAGGCTCGACGTCTACCGCGCGATCATCGGACGCTTCGGCACCGAGCGGGTCGCGACCGTCGCCATGCCCGAGACCTACCGGGTGCGCCACGCCATCCGGGACGTGGGCGCCGCGCTCTCCATGAACCCGGCCGAGACCGACCGGCTCGCCAAGGCCTTCCCGCACATCCGGGCCCGCGATGCCCGCGCGGCCATGGAGGAACTGCCCGAACTGCATGAAGTGGCACGGGAGAAGGACCGGTACGGGCGGCTCTGGGAGCTGGTGGAGGCGCTGGACGCACTGCCGCGTGGCATCGCCATGCACCCGTGCGGGGTACTCCTCTCGGACGCCTCCCTGCTGCGCCGGGTGCCCACCGTGCCCACCAGCGGCGACGGCTTCCCGATGGTGCAGTTCGACAAGGAGGACGTGGAGGACCTGGGGCTGCTCAAGCTCGATGTGCTGGGCGTGCGGATGCAGTCGGCGATGGCGCACGCGGTCGCGGAGATCGGGCGGGCCTCGGGGCAGGCCGTGGACCTGGACGCCGTGCCGCCGGACGACCCGGAGACGTACCGGATGATCAGGAGCGCCGAGACGCTGGGCTGCTTCCAGATCGAGTCGCCGGGCCAGCGCGATCTGGTCGGCAGGCTCCAGCCGGCCGGTTTCCACGACCTGGTGGTCGACATCTCGCTGTTCCGCCCCGGGCCGGTCGCCGCCGACATGGTGCGGCCGTTCATCGAGGCCCGGCACGGCCGGGCCCCCGTGCGCTATCCGCACCCCGATCTGAAAGGGCCGCTGCGCGAGACGTACGGGGTGGTCGTCTTCCACGAGCAGATCATCGAGATGGTCGACATCATGACCGGCTGCGGCCGGGACGAGGCCGACCGGGTGCGGCGCGGGCTCTCCGACCCCGAATCGCAGGGCCGGATCAAGGTGTGGTTCGCGCAGCGGGCGGCGGAGAGGAAGTACGGCGCCGAAGCGATCGCCCGGACCTGGGAGATCATCGAGGCGTTCGGCAGCTACGGCTTCTGCAAGGCGCACGCGGTCGCCTTCGCCGTGCCGACGTACCAGTCGGCGTGGCTCAAGGCGCACCATCCGGCGGCCTTCTACGCCGGGCTGCTCACCCATGACCCCGGGATGTACCCGAAGCGGCTGCTGCTCGCGGACGCGCGGCGGCGCGGGGTGCCGGTGCTGGGGCTGGATGTGAACCGGTCGGCGGCCGCCCATCGAATCGAACTGGTGTCCGATGATGAGGGAAGGGAGGGTGTCTGGGGGGTGCGGCTCGCGCTCTCGGACGTCCATGGCATCGGCGAGGCCGAGGTCGCCCGGATCGAGGCCGGGCAGCCCTACACCTCGCTGCTGGACTTCTGGCAGCGTGCCAGGCCGGGCAGGCCGGCCGCCGAACGGCTGGCCCGGGTGGGCGCGTTGGACGCGTTCGGCGCCAACCGGCGCGATCTGCTGCTGCACCTGTCCGAACTGCACCGCGCCCAGCGGGGCGCGGGCTCCGGCACCGGACCGGGCGCGCAGCTGCCGCTCGGCGGCGGGCACCGGACCGGCTCCATCGGCCTGCCCGACCTCGACGACGCGGAACGGCTCAGCGCCGAGCTGGGCGTCCTGAGCATGGATGTCTCCCGCCATCTGATGGACGATCACCACGCCTTCCTGCAGGAGCTCGGCGCGGTCTCCGCCAAGCGGCTGCGCGAGGCGCGGCACGGGGACACCGTGCTGGTCGCGGGCGCCAAGGCGGCCACCCAGACCCCGCCGGTCCGCTCCGGCCGCCGGGTCGTCTTCACCACCCTGGACGACGGTACGGGCCTGGTCGACCTGGCCTTCTTCGACGACAGCCATGCCGCCTGCGCCCACACCGTCTTCCACTCCTGGCTGCTGCTGGTACGCGGAGTGGTGCAGCGACGCGGACCGCGGAGCCTGAGCGTGGTCGGCGCGGCCGCCTGGAATCTGGCGGAGCTGGCCGAGCTGCGGCGTACCGGCGGACTCGACGCGGTCGCGGACCGGCTGGCGGCGGAACCCCCGTCCGAGGAGGCCGATCCCGTCGGCAACGGCCGTCGCATCCAGCTGCCCACCGGATACGAGATGAACCCCTGGTCCGACCTCCAGCCACCCGGCGAAGGCGTCGCCACCGGCAGGAAGCTGTGGCACCAGAGCCCGGGGAGCGCGGGATGA
- a CDS encoding ABC transporter permease: MTFVDEVKNAVTPRAALLVIGVLGLQLLFIASYVGALHKPKPTDVPFGVVAPQRISAQLLTELKNLPGGPLDPRAVTDAATAREQILDRKIDGALIVNPKGTTDTVLVASGGGTSMATALTKIITEVDRTQQRTVRPVDLAPASDQDFNGISSFYLVVGWCVGGYLCASILAISAGTKPANRQRAVIRTGVMALYSIVGGIGGAIIIGPILGALPGSFWGLSGLGALTVFAVGMITLALQALTGIVGIGLAVLIVVIAGNPSAGGAYPLPMLPDFWRAIGPALPPGAGTWVARSIAYFKGNAVTGPLLVLSAWAVAGTAVTLLTAMRRKPEELTGERPPFGSNPA; the protein is encoded by the coding sequence ATGACTTTCGTCGACGAGGTGAAGAACGCCGTCACTCCACGGGCCGCACTGCTCGTCATCGGTGTGCTCGGACTACAGCTGCTGTTCATCGCGTCCTACGTCGGGGCGCTGCACAAACCGAAGCCGACGGACGTGCCCTTCGGCGTCGTCGCGCCCCAGCGGATTTCCGCACAGCTCCTCACCGAGCTGAAGAATCTCCCCGGCGGCCCGCTGGACCCCCGCGCGGTCACCGACGCGGCCACGGCCCGCGAGCAGATCCTCGACCGCAAGATCGACGGCGCCCTGATCGTCAACCCCAAGGGCACGACCGACACCGTGCTGGTCGCCTCCGGCGGCGGCACCTCGATGGCCACCGCCCTGACAAAGATCATCACAGAGGTCGACCGGACCCAGCAGCGCACGGTACGGCCCGTGGACCTGGCCCCGGCCTCCGACCAGGACTTCAACGGGATCTCGTCGTTCTACCTGGTCGTGGGCTGGTGCGTCGGCGGCTACCTCTGCGCCTCGATCCTGGCGATCAGCGCGGGCACCAAGCCCGCCAACCGTCAGCGCGCGGTGATCCGGACCGGCGTCATGGCGCTGTACTCGATCGTGGGCGGAATCGGCGGCGCCATCATCATCGGCCCGATCCTCGGCGCCCTGCCCGGAAGCTTCTGGGGCCTGTCTGGCCTGGGCGCGCTGACCGTCTTCGCGGTCGGCATGATCACCCTCGCCCTCCAGGCCCTCACCGGCATCGTCGGCATCGGCCTGGCCGTCCTGATCGTGGTGATCGCGGGCAACCCGAGCGCCGGCGGCGCCTACCCGCTGCCGATGCTCCCGGACTTCTGGCGGGCGATCGGCCCCGCTCTGCCGCCCGGGGCGGGTACCTGGGTCGCGCGCTCGATCGCCTACTTCAAGGGCAACGCGGTCACCGGCCCCCTGCTGGTGCTGTCCGCGTGGGCGGTGGCGGGCACGGCCGTCACGCTCCTGACCGCCATGCGCCGCAAACCGGAGGAACTCACCGGCGAGCGGCCACCGTTCGGCTCGAATCCCGCCTGA
- a CDS encoding DNA polymerase Y family protein encodes MSTAPDVPGILYLRFRKVGGGLPDSAGYAGLLALLGALTPVVEAVPPDGALADVRGALRYFGRDVKGLASVIRIRALALHGVDCAIGAAENPMLARMAARQAAPGTTFVVPRGGGAEFLADRPAAALDGVGAATARTLCGYGLDSVGRIAAAPLGTLQRITGVRTGRELWERARGIDRTAVVPGAAARSIAAERSFPRDELDRERQRRALMSLTEELGARMRGDGQVCRGLAVSVRYADRTGYSTLTRSRTLREPTAHSAALTALAYRIHDSFALQRARVRGIGLRAEGLMDGERAAHQLSFDPVDERARRIEAVADRLRARYGPRAVMPGRLAA; translated from the coding sequence ATGAGCACCGCACCCGATGTGCCGGGAATCCTGTACCTGCGGTTCCGCAAGGTCGGCGGCGGCCTCCCGGACAGCGCCGGATACGCGGGGCTGCTCGCCCTGCTCGGCGCGCTCACCCCGGTGGTCGAGGCGGTTCCGCCCGACGGGGCGCTCGCCGATGTGCGCGGCGCGCTGCGCTACTTCGGGCGGGACGTGAAGGGGCTGGCCTCGGTGATCCGGATCCGCGCGCTCGCCCTGCACGGCGTGGACTGCGCGATCGGGGCGGCGGAGAACCCGATGCTGGCCCGGATGGCGGCACGGCAGGCCGCGCCCGGAACGACCTTCGTGGTGCCCCGGGGCGGGGGAGCGGAGTTCCTCGCGGACCGGCCGGCCGCGGCGCTGGACGGCGTCGGCGCGGCGACGGCCCGCACCCTGTGCGGGTACGGGCTCGACTCCGTCGGCCGGATCGCGGCGGCCCCGCTCGGCACCCTGCAGCGGATCACCGGCGTGCGGACCGGACGCGAACTGTGGGAGCGGGCGCGCGGCATCGACCGTACGGCGGTCGTGCCGGGCGCCGCGGCCCGGTCGATCGCCGCCGAACGGTCCTTCCCGCGCGACGAGCTGGACCGGGAACGGCAGCGCCGCGCACTCATGTCGCTCACCGAGGAGCTGGGGGCCAGGATGCGCGGGGACGGGCAGGTCTGCCGCGGCCTCGCGGTCTCTGTGCGCTACGCCGACCGGACCGGATACTCGACGCTGACCCGCAGCCGTACGCTCCGGGAACCCACCGCCCACTCCGCGGCGCTCACCGCACTCGCGTACCGGATCCATGACTCGTTCGCCCTGCAGCGGGCCCGGGTGCGGGGGATCGGGCTGCGCGCGGAGGGGCTGATGGACGGCGAGCGGGCCGCGCACCAGCTGTCGTTCGACCCGGTGGACGAGCGGGCGCGCCGGATCGAGGCGGTGGCGGACCGGCTGCGGGCCAGGTACGGCCCACGGGCCGTGATGCCGGGACGGCTCGCGGCCTGA
- a CDS encoding esterase/lipase family protein, whose product MLPWTRASRTPRARRTLAALLLAVAAVATPTATAAAATPTPTAATPTSRGWNDYSCKPSAAHPRPVVLVHGTFGNSIDNWLVLAPYLVNRGYCVYSLDYGQLPGVPVFNGLGPVDESAGQLASFVDKVLAATGAAEADLVGHSQGGMMPNYYLKFLGGAAKVNALIGLAPDNHGTTLLGLTKLLPYFPGAEDLLNANTPGLADQVAGSPFLTKLNSVPDTVPGVHYTVIATRYDEVVTPYRTQFLDGPDVHNVLLQDLCPVDLSEHVAIGTVDRIAYHEVANALDPAHATPTTCASVIG is encoded by the coding sequence ATGCTGCCCTGGACACGTGCGTCGCGCACCCCACGTGCGCGGAGAACCCTCGCCGCACTGCTCCTCGCCGTCGCCGCAGTCGCCACCCCCACGGCCACTGCCGCTGCAGCCACTCCCACTCCCACTGCCGCCACGCCCACCTCCCGTGGCTGGAACGACTACTCCTGCAAGCCCTCCGCAGCCCACCCCCGCCCCGTCGTCCTGGTCCACGGAACCTTCGGGAACTCGATCGACAACTGGCTGGTCCTCGCCCCCTATCTCGTCAACCGGGGCTACTGCGTCTACTCGCTCGACTACGGGCAGCTGCCCGGTGTGCCGGTCTTCAACGGCCTCGGCCCGGTCGACGAGTCGGCCGGACAGCTCGCCTCGTTCGTCGACAAGGTGCTCGCCGCCACCGGCGCGGCCGAGGCCGACCTCGTGGGCCACTCCCAGGGCGGCATGATGCCGAACTACTACCTGAAGTTCCTCGGCGGGGCCGCCAAGGTGAACGCCCTGATCGGGCTCGCCCCCGACAACCACGGCACCACCCTGCTCGGTCTGACGAAGCTGCTGCCGTACTTCCCGGGAGCGGAGGACCTGCTGAACGCCAACACACCCGGTCTCGCCGACCAGGTGGCGGGCTCCCCGTTCCTCACCAAGCTCAACTCGGTCCCCGACACCGTGCCCGGAGTGCACTACACCGTCATCGCGACCAGGTACGACGAGGTCGTGACCCCGTACCGCACGCAGTTCCTGGACGGGCCGGACGTGCACAACGTCCTGCTCCAGGACCTGTGCCCGGTCGACCTCTCCGAGCACGTGGCGATCGGCACCGTCGACCGGATCGCCTACCACGAGGTGGCCAACGCCCTGGACCCGGCGCACGCCACCCCCACCACCTGCGCCTCGGTCATCGGCTAG